The Chitinophaga caeni genome segment CCCGGCTTAGGCGGCCACAAGATCCATCACCGTATGCTGGTTATTTCAGGAAGGAGGTTAAGTTTATAAATGAAGAGGACCATGTAACTTTAGCCGGAACACTTACTTATCCGGCTATCAAAAAGGGGCCATTCCCTGCGGTGATCCTCATTTCCGGCTCCGGCCCGCAGAACCGCAACGAAGAATTAATGAACCACCGCCCGTTTGCTGTCTGGGCTGATTACCTCACGAAACACGGTATTGCCGTGCTCCGCTATGATGATCGCGGGACGGCCGAATCCGGAGGGAATTACGCGAGTGCAGGGATACCTGAATTTGTAAAGGACGCGGAAGCCGCTTTTAAATTTTTACAACAACAAGATTCTTTAATTGATGTAACAAAAATTGGCCTGATCGGGCATAGCGAGGGCGGCATTGTTGCGCCCATGCTCGCATCCCGAAATCACGCGGTAGCATTCGTGGTAAGCTTGGCCGGTTTAGGTATTAATGGCGTAGATTTGTTGGCCGACCAAAATTACTGGATTTACAAATCTGAAGGCATCAGCGAGGATACCAGCCGGTTAAGGCAACAGTATATCAAGGAGTTGGGGCAGATCGTGATCCGGGCACCGAATAGAAATGAAATTCCTAAACTTGCCGCCCATGTTCTTGATAAGTTGTACGATATTTCGCTGAAACCGGGTGAAAAGGCAAAACAAAGCCGCGTGGCTTATAATGCGCAAACAGCTTTAGCCGTTAGCACAGCTTCAATGCTCGGTATACTAAAAACGGATCCATCTACGTATTTACCTAAAGTAACTTGTCCCGTTCTCGCGGTAAATGGTTCCAAGGATATTCAAGTGCCGGCAAAAGAGAATATCGAAGGATTTCAATATTGGTTGGCAAAAGGTGGGAATAAACAGGTTACAACCAAGATATTTGATCAACTGAACCATTTATTCCAACATTGTAAAACTTGCACCATCGGGGAATATGCCGAGATTGATGAAACGGTAGCGCCCGAAGTGCTGGAATTTGTAACCGGTTGGATCTCCAAGATTACCGCTGGGGACAAATAATCCTGTTTTATACGGGAAGCAATTGTTAATTTTGGTAATATAATTATGGCTGGAAATAAATTAAAGAGCAAAAAAGTAGAGAAGAAAAGTCCGCCACCACCGGATCCGGGCGTATTAAAACCGGATAAGGAAGCGGATGTAAAAATGAAGGAACTGGTAAAAGATGAGCGTACGCATAAAGTGGTGGGTACGATCTTGTTGTTATTATCAGTATACCTTTTAATAGCCTTTACATCTTACCTTTTCACCTGGGATGAAGATCAAAGCCTACTTTGCAAGGCTTGCCCTAATATTCTTTTTAGAGACGATGTAGTAGTTGAAAATGCGCTGGGCCGTTTGGGCGCTTTTTTATCCAACTGGTTTTTCTTCAACGGTTTCGGTATTGCATCATATCTTTTCTGTTACCTGTTTTTTATCTTCGGGATAAATGCCATCGTTGGTAGGAGAGTATTTCGCCCCTGGAGAAATATTAAGTATATTTTATTCGGTTTAATTTATATCAGCACAACGGCATCTTTCCTGGCACATACCGCAGAATTTCCTTTTGGCGGCGCATTAGGCGACGCGATTAATCATTGGATCACTGGATTCATCGGTAAAATTGGAATGGCCTTGTTGATATTTGTTGCGGGTTTCGCGTGGGTAATCTACAAGTTTAACGTGGATTTTAAATGGCCTGAAAAGAAAGTAAAACCGCCGAAAGAGAAATCGAAAATCGTATTGCCGCAAGAGGAGCTGGAACTTAACCCCATGCTGCAAGAAGATGACCCGGCTGGAGAAGGGGTAGTAGAAGAAATGTTGCCGGCTAAACCT includes the following:
- a CDS encoding alpha/beta hydrolase family protein, coding for MRFLTRYLFGCLFIFCLMSFGLKAQSITGNWYGVLEIRSSPLRLQLTVDSTAEGLKATMISLDQSRDKIPVDSIRLENGQLFFIIKAFYIEYEGAFVANRDSIEGTFIQRRHPNPLKFGRSFVTKMDSRLRRPQDPSPYAGYFRKEVKFINEEDHVTLAGTLTYPAIKKGPFPAVILISGSGPQNRNEELMNHRPFAVWADYLTKHGIAVLRYDDRGTAESGGNYASAGIPEFVKDAEAAFKFLQQQDSLIDVTKIGLIGHSEGGIVAPMLASRNHAVAFVVSLAGLGINGVDLLADQNYWIYKSEGISEDTSRLRQQYIKELGQIVIRAPNRNEIPKLAAHVLDKLYDISLKPGEKAKQSRVAYNAQTALAVSTASMLGILKTDPSTYLPKVTCPVLAVNGSKDIQVPAKENIEGFQYWLAKGGNKQVTTKIFDQLNHLFQHCKTCTIGEYAEIDETVAPEVLEFVTGWISKITAGDK